The following proteins are co-located in the Callospermophilus lateralis isolate mCalLat2 chromosome 8, mCalLat2.hap1, whole genome shotgun sequence genome:
- the Abce1 gene encoding ATP-binding cassette sub-family E member 1, which translates to MADKLTRIAIVNHDKCKPKKCRQECKKSCPVVRMGKLCIEVTPQSKIAWISETLCIGCGICIKKCPFGALSIVNLPSNLEKETTHRYCANAFKLHRLPIPRPGEVLGLVGTNGIGKSTALKILAGKQKPNLGKYDDPPDWQEILTYFRGSELQNYFTKILEDDLKAIIKPQYVDQIPKAAKGTVGSILDRKDETKTQAIVCQQLDLTHLKERNVEDLSGGELQRFACAVVCIQKADIFMFDEPSSYLDVKQRLKAAITIRSLINPDRYIIVVEHDLSVLDYLSDFICCLYGVPSAYGVVTMPFSVREGINIFLDGYVPTENLRFRDASLVFKVAETANEEEVKKMCMYKYPGMKKKMGEFELAIVAGEFTDSEIMVMLGENGTGKTTFIRMLAGRLKPDEGGEVPVLNVSYKPQKISPKSTGSVRQLLHEKIRDAYTHPQFVTDVMKPLQIENIIDQEVQTLSGGELQRVALALCLGKPADVYLIDEPSAYLDSEQRLMAARVVKRFILHAKKTAFVVEHDFIMATYLADRVIVFDGIPSKNTVANSPQTLLAGMNKFLSQLEITFRRDPNNYRPRINKLNSIKDVEQKKSGNYFFLDD; encoded by the exons ATGGCAGACAAATTAACAAGAATTGCTATTGTTAACCATGACAAGTGTAAACCTAAGAAATGTCGACAGGAGTGCAAAAAAAGTTGTCCTGTGGTTCGAATGG GAAAATTATGCATAGAGGTTACTCCCCAGAGCAAAATAGCATGGATTTCTGAAACTCTTTGTATTGGTTGTGGTATTTGTATTAAG aaatGCCCCTTTGGCGCCTTATCAATTGTCAACTTACCAAGCAACTTGGAAAAAGAAACAACACATCGATATTGTGCCAATGCCTTCAAACTTCACAG GTTGCCTATTCCTCGCCCAGGTGAAGTTTTGGGATTAGTTGGAACTAATGGTATTGGAAAGTCGACTGCTTTAAAAATTTTAGCAGGAAAGCAAAAGCCAAATCTTGGAAAGTATGAT GATCCTCCTGACTGGCAGGAGATACTGACATATTTCCGGGGATCTGAATTACAAAATTACTTTACCAAAATTCTAGAAGATGACCTAAAGGCCATTATCAAACCTCAGTATGTAGACCAGATTCCCAAGGCTGCAAAG GGGACAGTGGGGTCTATTTTAGACCGAAAGGATGAAACAAAGACACAGGCAATTGTATGTCAACAACTCG ATTTAAcccacctaaaagaacgaaatgtTGAAGATCTTTCAGGAGGAGAGTTGCAGAGATTTGCTTGTGCTGTCGTTTGCATACAGAAAGCTGATAT TTTCATGTTTGATGAGCCTTCTAGTTACCTAGATGTCAAGCAGCGTTTAAAGGCTGCTATTACTATCCGATCTTTAATAAATCCAGATAG ATATATCATTGTGGTGGAGCATGACCTAAGTGTATTAGACTATCTCTCTGACTTCATCTGCTGTTTATATGGTGTACCGAGTGCTTATGGTGTTGTCACTATGCCTTTTAGTGTAAGAGAAG GCATAAACATTTTTTTGGATGGCTATGTGCCAACAGAAAACTTGAGATTCCGAGATGCATCGCTTGTTTTTAAAGTGGCTGAGACAGCAAATGAAGAAGAAGTTAAAAAgatgtgtatgtataaatatcCGGGTATGAAGAAAAAGATGGGAGAGTTTGAGCTAGCAATTGTAGCTGGAGAGTTCACAGATTCTGAAATCATGGTGATGCTGGGGGAAAATG GTACAGGTAAAACGACCTTTATCAGAATGCTTGCTGGAAGACTTAAACCTGATGAAGGAG GAGAAGTGCCAGTTCTAAATGTCAGTTATAAGCCACAGAAAATAAGTCCCAAATCAACT GGAAGTGTTCGCCAGTTGTTACATGAAAAGATAAGAGATGCTTACACTCATCCACAATTTGTGACTGATGTGATGAAGCCTCTGCAGATTGAAAACATCATTGATCAAGAG GTGCAGACATTATCTGGTGGTGAACTGCAGCGAGTGGCTTTAGCTCTTTGTTTGGGCAAACCTGCTGATGTCTATTTAATTGATGAACCATCTGCATATTTGGATTCTGAGCAGAGACTGATGGcagctcgtgttgtcaaacg TTTCATACTCCATGCAAAGAAGACAGCCTTTGTTGTGGAGCATGACTTTATCATGGCCACCTATCTAGCAGATCGAGTCATCGTTTTTGATGGGATTCCATCTAAGAACACAGTTGCAAACAG